A single region of the Arthrobacter sp. zg-Y20 genome encodes:
- a CDS encoding YoaK family protein, which translates to MKRLNDVPTERVHLWLMLALTFSTGVVDAVGYLGLDRVFTGNMTGNVVLLGMAFAGGADLPILRPALALVFFMLGAALAGRMLRGGPEGWSRRTSVSLVVVAGFITVLAVFTLVFDVQGDRVLGSITTSALAAAMGVQAATAKRLKVAEITTVVVTSTITGLASDSRLAGGNSQYWVRRMLAVALIMLGAVAGAAALNVGVWLGLVISALISISVAAAGYVRHHRERSGAGEELPAG; encoded by the coding sequence GTGAAGCGCCTGAACGACGTGCCCACCGAACGCGTGCACCTGTGGCTGATGCTGGCCCTGACGTTCTCCACCGGGGTGGTGGACGCCGTCGGCTACCTGGGGCTGGACCGGGTCTTCACCGGCAACATGACCGGCAACGTGGTGCTGCTGGGCATGGCCTTCGCCGGGGGCGCGGACCTGCCCATCCTGCGCCCGGCCCTGGCGCTGGTGTTCTTTATGCTCGGGGCCGCCCTGGCCGGGCGCATGCTGCGCGGGGGCCCGGAGGGCTGGTCCCGCCGTACGTCCGTCTCGCTCGTAGTGGTGGCCGGCTTCATTACCGTCCTCGCCGTCTTTACCCTGGTATTCGACGTCCAGGGCGACCGGGTCCTGGGCAGCATTACGACGTCGGCCCTCGCCGCCGCCATGGGTGTCCAGGCCGCCACGGCCAAGCGCCTGAAGGTCGCCGAGATCACCACGGTGGTGGTCACGTCCACCATCACGGGCCTCGCCTCCGATTCCCGGCTGGCCGGGGGCAACAGCCAGTACTGGGTCCGTCGCATGCTGGCCGTCGCGCTGATCATGCTGGGCGCCGTGGCGGGAGCGGCGGCCCTGAACGTGGGCGTCTGGCTGGGGCTGGTCATCTCGGCGCTGATTTCCATCAGCGTGGCAGCCGCCGGCTACGTTCGGCACCACCGCGAGCGCAGCGGCGCGGGCGAGGAACTGCCTGCGGGCTGA
- a CDS encoding gamma-glutamyltransferase: protein MSYTAPASFTTRPTLQGRFGMSASTHWLATGSAQAVLERGGNAFDAAVAAGFVLHVVEPHLNGPGGDLTGIFATAGNPGEPVVLMGQGPAPAAATREHYLAEGLDLVPGAGGLAAPVPAAVDAWLLLLRDHGTWELADVLAFAVDYARNGHPVLGRVGATIEAVAELFTDHWPTSAAQWMPEGRPPREGETIRNETYAAVLDRLVAAGSGNATRAGRIDAARREWREGFVARAAADFLSTPHRHSSGTDHAAVITPGDFAAFSAGYEPAVTFEFRGCTIAKTGAWGQGPALLQTLAILAGFEDERLDPSTELGAHTILEAQKLAIADREAYYGDADVPLDFLLSEDYAAARRTLITDTASGEFRPGTVPGHSPFVPPLRTEYRPPADGGREFAGVGEPTVAPTGETRGDTCHIDVADQWGNMVSVTPSGGWLQSSPTIPELGFCLGSRLQMTWLEEGAPSTLTPGKRPRTTLTPTLVLRDGQPVAALGSPGGDQQDQWQLLYLLRTIVGGYTPQQAIDAPALHTTSIPGSFWPRTWTPGGAVVEDRLGEDVIAGLEARGHVVTRAGDWALGRLSAVTRAPGTGLLQAAANPRGMQGYAAGR from the coding sequence GTGAGCTATACGGCGCCTGCATCCTTTACCACCCGCCCAACGCTGCAGGGCCGTTTTGGCATGAGCGCCTCCACGCACTGGCTGGCCACCGGTTCGGCGCAGGCCGTCCTGGAGCGCGGCGGCAACGCCTTTGACGCCGCGGTGGCGGCGGGGTTTGTGCTGCATGTTGTGGAGCCCCACCTCAATGGCCCCGGCGGTGACCTGACCGGTATTTTCGCGACTGCCGGGAATCCGGGCGAGCCGGTGGTGCTGATGGGGCAGGGGCCGGCCCCTGCGGCAGCCACCAGGGAGCACTACCTTGCCGAAGGCCTGGACCTGGTCCCGGGGGCAGGCGGGCTGGCCGCTCCGGTTCCGGCCGCCGTCGACGCCTGGCTGCTGCTGCTGCGTGACCACGGCACCTGGGAGCTGGCCGACGTCCTGGCATTCGCGGTGGATTACGCCCGCAACGGGCATCCCGTCCTGGGCCGGGTTGGGGCCACCATTGAGGCGGTGGCGGAGCTGTTCACCGACCATTGGCCTACCTCCGCCGCACAGTGGATGCCGGAAGGCCGGCCACCCCGGGAGGGGGAAACCATCCGCAACGAAACCTACGCAGCGGTGCTGGACCGGCTCGTGGCGGCCGGGTCCGGTAACGCCACCCGTGCGGGCAGGATTGACGCTGCCCGGAGGGAATGGCGCGAAGGCTTCGTGGCCCGCGCCGCCGCGGACTTCCTCTCAACACCGCACCGGCATTCCTCCGGAACCGACCACGCCGCGGTCATTACACCCGGGGACTTCGCCGCGTTCAGCGCCGGCTACGAACCTGCCGTCACCTTCGAATTCCGCGGCTGCACCATCGCCAAGACCGGCGCCTGGGGCCAGGGCCCGGCATTGCTGCAAACCCTGGCCATCCTGGCCGGCTTTGAGGATGAACGGCTGGACCCCTCAACCGAGCTGGGCGCCCACACCATCTTGGAAGCGCAGAAGCTGGCCATTGCGGACCGGGAAGCGTACTACGGGGATGCAGACGTTCCTTTGGATTTCCTCCTAAGCGAGGACTACGCAGCCGCGCGCCGGACCCTGATCACTGACACGGCTTCCGGCGAGTTCCGGCCGGGCACGGTGCCCGGGCACAGCCCCTTCGTCCCCCCGCTGCGTACTGAGTACCGTCCGCCGGCCGACGGCGGCCGGGAGTTCGCCGGCGTCGGCGAACCAACGGTGGCGCCCACCGGCGAGACGCGCGGGGATACCTGCCACATCGACGTCGCCGACCAGTGGGGGAACATGGTGTCCGTGACCCCGTCCGGCGGCTGGCTGCAGTCCTCACCCACCATCCCGGAGCTGGGGTTCTGCCTGGGCTCGCGGCTGCAGATGACGTGGCTGGAAGAAGGGGCGCCGTCCACCCTGACACCGGGCAAACGGCCGCGCACCACCCTGACCCCTACCCTGGTGCTGCGGGACGGGCAGCCGGTGGCCGCCCTGGGATCCCCGGGCGGGGACCAGCAGGACCAGTGGCAGCTGCTGTACCTGCTGCGGACCATAGTGGGCGGTTACACGCCGCAGCAGGCCATTGACGCACCGGCCCTGCACACCACGTCCATTCCCGGTTCGTTCTGGCCGAGGACCTGGACTCCCGGCGGAGCGGTGGTGGAGGACCGCCTGGGCGAGGACGTCATTGCCGGGCTCGAAGCCCGCGGCCATGTGGTCACCCGGGCGGGGGACTGGGCGCTGGGACGGCTGTCCGCGGTGACCCGCGCCCCCGGAACCGGCCTGCTGCAGGCTGCGGCCAATCCGCGCGGAATGCAGGGATATGCAGCCGGGCGCTGA
- a CDS encoding L-lactate dehydrogenase: MANITTRPVTKLGIVGAGSVGTSLAYAAIIRDTAREIAIYDIDAAKAEAEALDLAHGTQFTGASTVTGGGNIEALAGADVIVITAGARQQPGQSRLDLAGTNVRILEKLIPQLMAQAPDAVYIQVTNPADVLAVAAQKIGGLPRNRIFSSGTVLDTSRLRLLLAREAHVLMTSVHATIIGEHGDSEFPVWSNATIGPVPIREWKVSGRQVFTEEFLAAATNEVVNAAYKVIEGKGATNYAIGLAGVRIVEAVLNAENAVLPVAAMLDGEYGISGVALSLPSVVGHNGVYKMLEMPLDGAETKKLMDSAETLRNTLASLGI; encoded by the coding sequence ATGGCAAACATCACCACCCGACCCGTCACAAAACTCGGCATTGTGGGTGCCGGAAGCGTGGGCACCTCCCTGGCCTACGCGGCGATCATCCGGGACACCGCTCGGGAGATCGCCATTTATGACATTGACGCAGCCAAGGCCGAAGCCGAAGCCCTGGACCTCGCCCACGGTACGCAGTTCACGGGAGCCAGTACCGTCACCGGCGGCGGCAACATCGAGGCCCTGGCCGGTGCCGACGTCATCGTTATTACTGCCGGAGCACGCCAGCAACCGGGCCAGAGCAGGCTGGACCTGGCCGGCACCAACGTCCGGATCCTGGAGAAACTGATCCCGCAGCTGATGGCCCAGGCCCCGGACGCCGTCTACATCCAGGTGACCAACCCGGCCGACGTGCTGGCCGTCGCAGCACAGAAGATCGGCGGGCTGCCGCGCAACCGGATCTTCTCTTCCGGCACCGTGCTGGACACCTCGCGGCTGCGCCTGCTGCTGGCACGTGAGGCGCACGTGCTGATGACCAGCGTGCACGCCACCATCATCGGCGAGCACGGCGACTCGGAATTCCCGGTCTGGTCCAACGCGACCATCGGCCCGGTCCCCATCCGGGAATGGAAAGTCAGCGGACGGCAGGTCTTCACGGAGGAATTCCTGGCAGCCGCGACCAACGAGGTCGTCAACGCCGCCTACAAAGTGATCGAGGGCAAGGGCGCCACCAACTACGCCATCGGCCTGGCCGGCGTGCGGATTGTGGAAGCTGTGCTGAACGCCGAGAACGCCGTGCTGCCGGTGGCGGCCATGCTGGACGGGGAGTACGGAATTAGCGGCGTAGCGCTGTCCCTGCCGTCCGTCGTGGGCCACAACGGCGTTTACAAAATGCTGGAAATGCCGCTTGACGGAGCCGAAACCAAGAAACTGATGGACTCGGCAGAAACCCTGCGCAACACGCTGGCCTCGCTGGGCATCTAG